ACAAAGGTCATCTGAAACTGAACAACGCTAAGTTCGTTCTGAATAGCGATAAGAAGCTGGTTATTACCTCTCGTAATACCGAGCTGAAACTGATCGACGAATTCGGCCGTACTAAAGAAAGCTATAAAGTGCCTTACGGCTCTGTTATGGCTAAAGGTGATGGCGCTGAAGTCAACGGCGGCGAAACTGTAGCTAACTGGGACCCGCATACCATGCCGGTTGTTTCAGAAGTTAGCGGTTTCATCCGTTTCACTGACATCATCGATACTCAGACCATTACCCGCCAGACCGACGAACTGACCGGTTTGTCTTCTCTGGTTGTTCTGGATTCTGCAGAGCGTACCGGCAGCGGTAAAGATCTGCGTCCAGCACTGAAAATCGTTGACGCTAAAGGCGACGATGTATTGATCCCAGGCACCGATATGGCTGCTCAATACTTCCTGCCAGGTAAAGCGATCGTTCAGTTGGAAGATGGTACTCAGATCCATGCGGGTGACACCTTGGCGCGTATTCCTCAGGAATCCGGCGGTACCAAGGATATTACCGGTGGTCTGCCACGCGTTGCTGACCTGTTCGAAGCACGTCGTCCGAAAGAACCTGCGATCTTGGCAGAAATTACGGGTGTCATTTCCTTCGGTAAAGAAACCAAAGGTAAACGTCGTCTGGTAATTACTCCGCTGGATGGTAGCGAACCGTACGAAGAGATGATTCCGAAATGGCGTCAGCTGAACGTGTTCGAAGGCGAACGTGTAGAACGCGGTGACGTGGTTTCCGATGGTCCAGAATCTCCGCATGACATTCTGCGTCTGCGTGGCGTTCATGCTGTGACTCGTTACATCACCAACGAAGTGCAGGACGTTTACCGTCTGCAAGGCGTTAAGATTAACGATAAACACATCGAAGTCATCGTGCGTCAGATGCTGCGTAAAGCAACCATCGATAGCGCTGGTAGCTCTGAGTTCCTGGAAGGCGAACAGGTTGAGTTCTCTCGCGTTAAAATCGCGAACCGTGAGTTGGAAGCGAACGGCAAGATTGCGGCAACATTCAGCCGTGACCTGCTGGGTATCACCAAAGCTTCCCTGGCGACTGAGTCCTTCATCTCTGCGGCTTCGTTCCAGGAAACGACTCGCGTTCTGACCGAAGCTGCCGTTGCTGGTAAGCGTGATGAACTGCGCGGCCTGAAAGAAAACGTAATCGTGGGTCGTCTGATCCCAGCTGGTACTGGTTACGCTTATCATCAGGATCGTGCTCGCCGTAAAGCTCAGGGCGAAGCTCCTGTTGCTCCACAGGTGAGTGCGGAAGAAGCAACTGCTAACTTGGCAGAGTTGCTGAACGCAAGCATGCGTGGCGACGACGAGTAATCGTTGATTCGTGCCTAATAAAAACCGCTCCTTCGGGAGCGGTTTTTTTATGTCTGAAATTTAGAAAGTATCTTTAGAAGAGGCAGGCTAACCGAGCTTCGGAGACCCGGCTAGCCTGTTTTGGTCAGCAGAGCTTAGAGGGATGAATCAGCTCTGACTAATGCTTAAGCTGCATCAGTGGATGTACTTTATGCTGCCTAATTTCTATTTCTACCCGATAGTTTTTGAACTGGAATGCACGCTATTGATAAACACCTTTTGTTGCAGCGTTGCCATTAAACCTGCGGTGCTCTTCCCAAATATCCATCCCAGTCTTTCCACACCGGCTGTAGCCCTGATGAAACCAACGATGCTGCAACCTGCGTAGGGGTTCGTCCGTCGTGAGGTGTGAACTGCTCGAGTTCTGGATGATTATCTGCATAGCCTCCAGGCTGGGTTTTTGAAAATGCGCTGACGTTATTGATGGCGAGTGGCACGACGTTATCCCTGAATTCAGGAGATTCACGCGTAGAAAGGGATAGCTCAATCTCGGGGGCAAAAATACGAAATGCGCAGATGGTTTGCACCAGCTGAGCTTCATCCATAATTGATGCCGGTTCAATGCCGCCGGTACACGGGCGTAAACGCGGAAACGAAATAGAGTATCGGCTCTGCCAATAGGTTTGTTGGAGCCACGTTAAATGCTCCGCGACCATAAAACAGTCGGTTCGCCAATTATCCGATAGCCCAATGAGTGCACCTATCCCGATTTTGTCGATCCCCGCTTTGCCTAAACGATCGGGAGTTTCAAGTCGCCAAAAGAAATCCTGCTTATTTCCTTTTAAGTGATGTTGAGCGTAGACCGAGGGATGATAGGTTTCTTGATAGACCATCACGCCGTCTAACCCTAGCGTTTTGAGCTCTGCATATTCTTCCTGTGCCAATGGCTGAACTTCCATCATTAGCGAACTGAAATGACGCCGGATTTTAGGTAAATGTTGGCGGAAATAATCCATCCCGACTTTTGCCTGATGCTCGCCGGTGACTAGCAAAAGACTGTCAAATCCCATAGAGCGAATGGCTTCACATTCACGTTCTATCTCAGCTTCATTCAGCGTTTTGCGCTTAAGGCGGTTACTCATGGAGAAGCCGCAATAGGTGCAATCGTTAGCGCACAGATTTGAGAGATAAAGGGGAACATAAAACCCTACCGTGTTGCCGAAGCGTTGGCGTGTAAGCTGCTGTGCTTTGTGCGCCATCGGTTCGAGATAGCGAGCTGCTGCCGGTGATAGCAGAGCTAACATATCTTCACGATCGGGCCGTACGGCCATTAATGCACGTTCAACATCGGTATTCGTTTTGCCGTTGATTCTTAGCCCGATATCATCCCAGTTCAGCTGTTGCCAGCGTTGTGTGAAGGTTTCCACAATCTAAACCTCCAGTTTCGATGAATGCAAAAACCCGGTCAGTGGGCTGGTGGCGTTGGCATGATGGCTTGGAGAACCCAAACCGCTTTGGTAAGCAATCCTGCCAGCCTCAACGGCGAGCCTAAAAGCTTTTGCCATCGCCACGGGATCACGAGCAACAGCGATAGCGGTGTTAACCAAAACGGCGTCTGCGCCCAGTTCCATCGCTGCGCTGGCATGGCTGGGGGCGCCAATCCCAGCATCGACAATCACTGGGATCTTCGTTTGCTCAATGATGATTTGCAGAAATTCTCGGGTAATAATTCCTTGATTAGAACCAATAGGTGCACCAAGTGGCATGACGGCGGCACAGCCGACTTCCTCTAAACGCTTGCACAAAACAGGATCGGCACCGCAATACGGTAGAACGACAAAACCTGCCTTCACTAATATTTCTGCTGCTTTGAGGGTTTCTATTGGGTCTGGTAGCAAATAGCGAACGTCGGGATGAATTTCAAGTTTCACCCAGTGAGTCCCTAGCGCCTCGCGAGCCAGCTTAGCCGCAAATACGGCCTCTTCGGCAGTTTTGGCTCCAGAAGTATTGGGCAGCAGGTTGGCATTAAGTTTGCGAAGCGGAGCAAGAATGGCGTCGTTGCCACTTTTAAGATCAACGCGTTTCATAGCCATCGTAATGAGCTGAGAGCCAGACTCATTCAGCGCTGCGAGCATTTTTTCCGCTGAAGAAAACTTTCCGGTTCCGGTAAAAAGGCGTGAAGAAAACGTTTTATCTGCAATCTGTAACATCTCAACCTCCAGCAATAGCTTGGAACACCACAACGTCATCTCCTTCGGCAAGCTGCTGTGTTGCCCAGTGCTCGCGGGGGAGAATCGTTTGATTAAGCGCCAGCGCGGTACCTTGCTGGTGTCGGCCTAGTTGTATCAGTAAATCCTCGATGCTGGTGGGAGTATCGAGCGCTATTTTTTCATCGTTGACGGTGATCTTCATAGGCTATGTGCTCCGCATACTGGGCAGGCAGGAGCGCGTTTCAGGCCAAACGTACGCCAGCTTTGCTGACGCCCATCGAAAAGCCGCAGTTTTCCCGCTAAAGCAGAAGGCATACCGGCGAGCATCTTGATGGCTTCTAGTGCTTGGAGTGTACCGATCACGCCAACAACTGGGCCAAGTACGCCAGCATTACGGCAATTGCGCTGTGGCTCCACGTCATCTGGCCATAGGCATCGATAACAGCCCTGTGCAAACGGCGGTTCAATGACCATGAGTTGTCCGCCAAATCCCACGGCACTGCCGCTGATCAACGGCTTATTTTGGGACACGCAGGTGGAATTTACCGCCTGACGCGTAGGCATGTTGTCGCTACAGTCGAGGATTAAATCAACTTGTGCCACAGCCTCCCGAAGAACATCACCGGCTAAGCGTTCAGATAGGGTGATGAACTCCACCTGAGGATTCAGATCCTGTAGGCGTTGCTTTGCTGTTTCCGCTTTAGAATGATCTAGATCGCGGGTGGTATATAGGATCTGGCGCTGGAGATTGCTGATATGCAGACGATCGTCGTCAGCGAGAAGGATCTTGCCGACGCCTGCGGCCGCCAAGTACATGGCGGCCGGAGCGCCTAATCCACCCAATCCAACAATTAAGACGCTAGCCTTGCTGAGATTTTCCTGCCCCTGAGAGCCAATTTCTTCGAGCAGCAGCTGGCGGCTATAGCGCATAAAATCGTGATCGCTAAGCATCGTTGGCTCTCCGATTCTCAATAAGCTGTAGCAAAGTATCAGTAGCTGCCAGCCAGTCCGGTGCCTGCGTAATGGCGCTGACTACGGCAACGCTGCCCACGCCACATTCCAGCACTGCCGGAACGCGATTGATGCTGATCCCGCCGATAGCGACGGTGGAATAATCAGGAATACGGGCAACCTGCCGTTTAAGATCGATAAGTCCTTGCGGTTCAGAAGGCATCACTTTGGTTTGGGTGGGAAATATGTGCCCTAATGCGATATAGGAAGGGCGATAAGACAGAGCACGATCCATTTCGGCATCGTCATGTGTGGAGAGTCCTAAACGAAGCTGCGCGTCGCTGATTGCTTGAAGATCGGCGATATCCAGATCTTCTTGGCCTAGGTGGACGCCGTAAGCACGATGTTTAATGGCGAGTTGCCAATAATCATTAATAAATAAACGTGCCTGATAGTGTCGGCCTAAGGCAATGGCGTGAGCGATATCAGATTCTACCGCTTGTTCAGGTTGATCTTTAATTCGTAACTGGATCGTGCGTACGCCAGCTTTGAGCAGGCGCTCAATCCATTCAACGCTATCGACGACGGGATAAAGACCAAGGCGCTGTTCGGTAGTTGGGAAGGATAATTGAGTCATTAGCTTTTCTCCGTTTGTAGATTGCTGGCGGTGTGATAGATCTCGCTACCTTTCGCACGAAAGGCTTCAGACATCTGTGCCATACCCACTTCAACCGGTTGAGCTAATCCCTCCTGTTTTGCAGCATAGTCACGCACTTCCTGAGAGATCTTCATTGAGCAGAATTTTGGCCCACACATTGAGCAGAAATGTGCCACTTTGCCTGATTCTTGCGGCAGCGTTTCGTCGTGATAGGCTCTTGCCGTATGAGGATCTAACGCCAGATTGAACTGGTCTTCCCAGCGGAATTCAAAGCGGGCTTTTGACATGGCATTATCGCGGATCTGAGCGCCCGGATGCCCTTTGGCAAGATCGGCGGCATGCGCTGCGATCTTGTAAGTGATGAGACCTTGTTTGACGTCTTCTTTGTTGGGTAATCCCAAATGCTCTTTCGGGGTGACATAGCAGAGCATGGCACAACCGAACCAGCCAATCATGGCGGCGCCGATCCCAGAGGTGAAATGGTCATAACCCGGAGCAATATCCGTTGTCAGTGGCCCCAGCGTATAAAAAGGGGCTTCGTGGCAGTGCTCTAGCTCTTCGGTCATGTTGCGGCGGATCATCTGCATTGGCACATGCCCTGGACCTTCGATCATGACTTGAACATCATATTCCCACGCAATTTTGGTGAGTTCGCCGAGCGTATGGAGTTCTGCAAATTGAGCTTCGTCGTTAGCATCTTGAATCGAACCCGGACGCAGTCCATCGCCCAATGATAGCGCCACATCATAGGCTGCGCAGATTTGGCAAATTTCACGGAAGCGCTCGAAGAGGAAGTTTTCTTTATGATGCGAAAGGCACCATTTGGCCATGATGGAGCCGCCACGAGAGACGATCCCGGTAAGGCGTTTGGCCGTCATTGGTACGTAGCGTAACAGCACACCGGCGTGAATGGTAAAATAGTCAACGCCTTGTTCTGCCTGTTCTAGCAGCGTATCGCGAAAGATTTCCCAGTTGAGGTTTTCGGCAATTCCGTTCACTTTTTCTAATGCTTGATAGATCGGAACGGTGCCGATTGGCACTGGGCTGTTGCGTAAAATCCATTCGCGAGTCTCATGAATATAGCGGCCAGTGGACAGGTCCATAACGGTATCAGCGCCCCAACGGGTTGACCAAACTAGCTTTTCTACTTCTTCTTCAATCGAAGAGGTCACGGCGGAGTTACCGATATTCGCATTCACCTTCACCAAGAAATTACGGCCAATTATCATGGGTTCTGATTCGGGATGATTGATATTAGAAGGGATAATGGCGCGTCCGGCGGCAACTTCGCTGCGGACAAATTCGGCCGTGATATCTTCTGGCAGCAGCGCGCCAAAATTTTGCCCAGGATGTTGCTGACGCAGCACGTCGCCACGAATACGTTCGCGGCCCATGTTTTCACGGATAGCGATGAATTCCATTTCTGGCGTGACGATCCCCTGACGTGCGTAATGAAGCTGCGTTACACACTTGCCTGTTTTCGCACGACGTGGCTGCGGCAGATTGTCGAAGCGTAAATGATCGAGTCCGTCATCGGCTAAGCGTTGTTGGGTATAGGCGGAGCTCAGCTGATTTAGTAGCTCGGTATCAGCTCGCTCGGCAATCCATTGGTGACGAAGCGGCTTTAGGCCATTGCGCACGTCTAAATCGGCATTGGGATCGCCGTAAGGGCCCGCTGTATCGTAAACCGGAATCGGCTCGTTGGGCTCATACTGTGGGTTATCTTTGCTGCCACCGAGCAGCGTTGGGCTAAGCTGGATCTCGCGCATCGGCACGCGAATATCCTCACGCGAGCCGGTTAGGTAGATGCGTTGGGAGTTAGGATAGGCTTCACCGCGAAGATGATCGATAAAAGCCTGAGCCTGTGCGCGCTGTTCACGGCGAGAAAGCGGGGCTTGGGTGGTTTCTTTTTTATTCATAGACATAGCAAATTCCTACCAGTGTTCTGGTTTAACAATGATTAAAAATCAAGTTGGAGAATTGCTTGTCTGGAGCTCGGAGGGAGTAATAGATAGCAGGCACCCCATCAGCGATAGAAAAATGCTGGTGGGTGCAAAGGATTACTCTTGTTCCCTTCGCGGGTATTAACCCGATCAGGTTCCGCGGATCCCGAATTAACGGTCTCAGCCTGAAGTGGGAAAGGATCCCGCTTACTAGGCACTCCGACAAGAGTGCCCAGTGTAGGAGCGGGAGAGCAAAACTGCAAGCTGTTAACTAAGCTGTAATGTCTATGCTACTTTCAGGCGTTATGCTGGGCGCGCCAATGAATCATCATTATCCGCAGCGGGCGTATTGGCCTGCCAGATGTCATAGGCAATTTGGATCAGGTTGTCTTCTAAGGCAAAACGGGCGGCTAGCGTTTCCCCGATGTGTGAAAGGGCGTCATGGAGAGCTAAACACTCTTCTTCGCTCAGTTCGTCATCGGTAAAGCGAT
This is a stretch of genomic DNA from Hafnia alvei. It encodes these proteins:
- the thiC gene encoding phosphomethylpyrimidine synthase ThiC; this translates as MSMNKKETTQAPLSRREQRAQAQAFIDHLRGEAYPNSQRIYLTGSREDIRVPMREIQLSPTLLGGSKDNPQYEPNEPIPVYDTAGPYGDPNADLDVRNGLKPLRHQWIAERADTELLNQLSSAYTQQRLADDGLDHLRFDNLPQPRRAKTGKCVTQLHYARQGIVTPEMEFIAIRENMGRERIRGDVLRQQHPGQNFGALLPEDITAEFVRSEVAAGRAIIPSNINHPESEPMIIGRNFLVKVNANIGNSAVTSSIEEEVEKLVWSTRWGADTVMDLSTGRYIHETREWILRNSPVPIGTVPIYQALEKVNGIAENLNWEIFRDTLLEQAEQGVDYFTIHAGVLLRYVPMTAKRLTGIVSRGGSIMAKWCLSHHKENFLFERFREICQICAAYDVALSLGDGLRPGSIQDANDEAQFAELHTLGELTKIAWEYDVQVMIEGPGHVPMQMIRRNMTEELEHCHEAPFYTLGPLTTDIAPGYDHFTSGIGAAMIGWFGCAMLCYVTPKEHLGLPNKEDVKQGLITYKIAAHAADLAKGHPGAQIRDNAMSKARFEFRWEDQFNLALDPHTARAYHDETLPQESGKVAHFCSMCGPKFCSMKISQEVRDYAAKQEGLAQPVEVGMAQMSEAFRAKGSEIYHTASNLQTEKS
- the thiS gene encoding sulfur carrier protein ThiS; the protein is MKITVNDEKIALDTPTSIEDLLIQLGRHQQGTALALNQTILPREHWATQQLAEGDDVVVFQAIAGG
- a CDS encoding ThiF family adenylyltransferase gives rise to the protein MLSDHDFMRYSRQLLLEEIGSQGQENLSKASVLIVGLGGLGAPAAMYLAAAGVGKILLADDDRLHISNLQRQILYTTRDLDHSKAETAKQRLQDLNPQVEFITLSERLAGDVLREAVAQVDLILDCSDNMPTRQAVNSTCVSQNKPLISGSAVGFGGQLMVIEPPFAQGCYRCLWPDDVEPQRNCRNAGVLGPVVGVIGTLQALEAIKMLAGMPSALAGKLRLFDGRQQSWRTFGLKRAPACPVCGAHSL
- a CDS encoding thiazole synthase — protein: MLQIADKTFSSRLFTGTGKFSSAEKMLAALNESGSQLITMAMKRVDLKSGNDAILAPLRKLNANLLPNTSGAKTAEEAVFAAKLAREALGTHWVKLEIHPDVRYLLPDPIETLKAAEILVKAGFVVLPYCGADPVLCKRLEEVGCAAVMPLGAPIGSNQGIITREFLQIIIEQTKIPVIVDAGIGAPSHASAAMELGADAVLVNTAIAVARDPVAMAKAFRLAVEAGRIAYQSGLGSPSHHANATSPLTGFLHSSKLEV
- the thiE gene encoding thiamine phosphate synthase, with the protein product MTQLSFPTTEQRLGLYPVVDSVEWIERLLKAGVRTIQLRIKDQPEQAVESDIAHAIALGRHYQARLFINDYWQLAIKHRAYGVHLGQEDLDIADLQAISDAQLRLGLSTHDDAEMDRALSYRPSYIALGHIFPTQTKVMPSEPQGLIDLKRQVARIPDYSTVAIGGISINRVPAVLECGVGSVAVVSAITQAPDWLAATDTLLQLIENRRANDA
- the thiH gene encoding 2-iminoacetate synthase ThiH, which produces METFTQRWQQLNWDDIGLRINGKTNTDVERALMAVRPDREDMLALLSPAAARYLEPMAHKAQQLTRQRFGNTVGFYVPLYLSNLCANDCTYCGFSMSNRLKRKTLNEAEIERECEAIRSMGFDSLLLVTGEHQAKVGMDYFRQHLPKIRRHFSSLMMEVQPLAQEEYAELKTLGLDGVMVYQETYHPSVYAQHHLKGNKQDFFWRLETPDRLGKAGIDKIGIGALIGLSDNWRTDCFMVAEHLTWLQQTYWQSRYSISFPRLRPCTGGIEPASIMDEAQLVQTICAFRIFAPEIELSLSTRESPEFRDNVVPLAINNVSAFSKTQPGGYADNHPELEQFTPHDGRTPTQVAASLVSSGLQPVWKDWDGYLGRAPQV